The genomic stretch GCAGGCCTGGCCGGGCAGCAGGCCTCTGTCTCCCCGTACCATCTATTCAGAAACCCAGCTGAGGTCACAGCCTTCCGGGGGAGCCTACTGAGCTGGTATGACCGAGAGAAGCGGGATCTACCCTGGAGAAGGCGGGTAGGCAGGCAAGGGACAAGGACGGTGCGGTGGGAGGCTGGTGCCCAGCCCCCTCCATGCTTACTCCATCTGGGGTTCCATTGGCAGGCAGAGGGTGAGGTGGACCTGGACAGGCGGGCATATGCTGGTGAGTGCATCTCCAGAGAGCAAAACTGCCTGCGTGGAGGCCTTGGGCTTGAGGTCCGAGGGCTAGGAGCAGGGCAGGTCAGCAGTACCCTCATGCCAACCCCTCTCCCTCAGTGTGGGTCTCAGAGGTCATGCTGCAGCAGACGCAGGTTGCCACGGTGATTGACTACTACACCCGATGGATGCAGGTGACTCCAGGGGAGAAATGAGAGGGTTGTGGACCAGACTCCAGATAAGAGTTTGTCCTTTGGGGGTGTAGGGCAGAGAAGGCCTCCTCATCTTCCTCACCCTTGACCTCATCTCTGTCTGCTTTGGCGCTCCAGAAGTGGCCGACACTGCAGGACCTGGCCAGTGCTTCCCTGGAGGTGAGAACCACCCTAAGGTAGGAAGAAAGGGACAACTGAGGACTGACCATTGATCTCTCTGATCTCTAACCCCACCCACAGGAGGTGAACCAGCTCTGGGCTGGCCTGGGCTACTACTCTCGAGGTCGGAGGCTGCAGGAGGGAGCCCGAAAGgtgaggggaggcagggaggctgggaggctgggagcCCAGGGGCTTGCTCATAACCTCGAGTCTTCCCACCCCAATCAGGTAGTAGAGGAGCTAGCAGGACATGTGCCACGTACAGCAGAGACTCTGCAGCGGCTCCTGCCTGGTGTGGGGCGGTACACAGCCGGGGCCATTGCTTCCATAGCTTTTGGCCAGGTGAGCCCATAGCCCCACCCCCACAGTGCGGCCTGCCCACCCTCCTTCCTCCCAGCCCAGGCTGACTCCTGgactcctctgtgccaggcaacCGGTGTGGTGGACGGGAATGTCATACGGGTGCTGTGCCGTGTCCGGGCCATTGGTGCTGACCCCAGCAACACCCTCGTCTCCCAGCAGCTCTGGTAGGATATTGGGGTAATGGGGAAGGTTGAGAGGAGTGTCTCCAAAGGGTCTTTGGCTCACAGTGATGTTCCCTTCATGGAGGAGTCTAGCCCAGCAGCTGGTGGACCCAGCCCGGCCAGGTGACTTCAACCAAGCAGCCATGGAACTGGGAGCCACAGTGTGCACCCCACAGCGCCCGCTTTGCAGCCAGTGTCCTGTGCAGAGCTTGTGCCGGGCATGCCAGAGAGTGAGCTGTCTGGGCCAGGGACTGTCAGGGGTCTTAAGGAAAGACCCCTGCCCCATGACACCTCTCCTTATCTATGCCTCTCAGGTAGAGCAGGAGCAGCTCTCAGCCTCACAGAGCTTGCCAAGCATCTCTGATGTGGAGGAGTGTGGTGAGTACTGGCCTCAGCCCCAGCCCTTTCCTGCCCTGTTCTTCCCTGTCAGAGAGCTGCCTGTGGAAACTTCATTCCAGTTCTTCCTACAAACTGAGCAAGATTCTAAAGAGTTGGGTCAAGGTCTGGTCTCTGGGGCCTAGCCCTCCTGGACCAAATGGGGCTCGGGGatctctcttctcagctcccaACACTGGACAGTGCCAGCTGTGCCCACCTCTCACAGAGCCCTGGGACCAGACCCTGGGAGTGACCAACTTTCCCCGAAAGGCCAACCGCAAGCCCCCCCGGGAGGAGTACTCTGCCACCTGTGTCCTGGAGCAGCCCA from Choloepus didactylus isolate mChoDid1 chromosome 2, mChoDid1.pri, whole genome shotgun sequence encodes the following:
- the MUTYH gene encoding adenine DNA glycosylase isoform X7 — its product is MLQQTQVATVIDYYTRWMQKWPTLQDLASASLEEVNQLWAGLGYYSRGRRLQEGARKVVEELAGHVPRTAETLQRLLPGVGRYTAGAIASIAFGQATGVVDGNVIRVLCRVRAIGADPSNTLVSQQLWSLAQQLVDPARPGDFNQAAMELGATVCTPQRPLCSQCPVQSLCRACQRVSCLGQGLSGVLRKDPCPMTPLLIYASQVEQEQLSASQSLPSISDVEECAPNTGQCQLCPPLTEPWDQTLGVTNFPRKANRKPPREEYSATCVLEQPRALGGARLLLVQRPSSGLLAGLWEFPSVTVEPSGQGQHKALLRELQNWVRPLPATHLRHLGEVVHTFSHIKLTYQVYGLALEGQTPVTTTPSGARWLTREEFHTAAVSTAMKKVFRVYEGRQPGTQKGSKRSQVSTPPSRKKPTLGQQVLDSFFHSHIPTDAPSLNRSAQ
- the MUTYH gene encoding adenine DNA glycosylase isoform X5, with protein sequence MRKPRAAVGSRRKQASSQEGGKKRARCSSQAKPSVPDVWVSEVMLQQTQVATVIDYYTRWMQKWPTLQDLASASLEEVNQLWAGLGYYSRGRRLQEGARKVVEELAGHVPRTAETLQRLLPGVGRYTAGAIASIAFGQATGVVDGNVIRVLCRVRAIGADPSNTLVSQQLWSLAQQLVDPARPGDFNQAAMELGATVCTPQRPLCSQCPVQSLCRACQRVSCLGQGLSGVLRKDPCPMTPLLIYASQVEQEQLSASQSLPSISDVEECAPNTGQCQLCPPLTEPWDQTLGVTNFPRKANRKPPREEYSATCVLEQPRALGGARLLLVQRPSSGLLAGLWEFPSVTVEPSGQGQHKALLRELQNWVRPLPATHLRHLGEVVHTFSHIKLTYQVYGLALEGQTPVTTTPSGARWLTREEFHTAAVSTAMKKVFRVYEGRQPGTQKGSKRSQVSTPPSRKKPTLGQQVLDSFFHSHIPTDAPSLNRSAQ
- the MUTYH gene encoding adenine DNA glycosylase isoform X4; this translates as MRKPRAAVGSRRKQASSQEGGKKRARCSSQAKPSVPDGLAGQQASVSPYHLFRNPAEVTAFRGSLLSWYDREKRDLPWRRRAEGEVDLDRRAYAVWVSEVMLQQTQVATVIDYYTRWMQKWPTLQDLASASLEEVNQLWAGLGYYSRGRRLQEGARKVVEELAGHVPRTAETLQRLLPGVGRYTAGAIASIAFGQATGVVDGNVIRVLCRVRAIGADPSNTLVSQQLWSLAQQLVDPARPGDFNQAAMELGATVCTPQRPLCSQCPVQSLCRACQRVEQEQLSASQSLPSISDVEECAPNTGQCQLCPPLTEPWDQTLGVTNFPRKANRKPPREEYSATCVLEQPRALGGARLLLVQRPSSGLLAGLWEFPSVTVEPSGQGQHKALLRELQNWVRPLPATHLRHLGEVVHTFSHIKLTYQVYGLALEGQTPVTTTPSGARWLTREEFHTAAVSTAMKKVFRVYEGRQPGTQKGSKRSQVSTPPSRKKPTLGQQVLDSFFHSHIPTDAPSLNRSAQ
- the MUTYH gene encoding adenine DNA glycosylase isoform X2, translated to MRKPRAAVGSRRKQASSQEGGKKRARCSSQAKPSVPDGLAGQQASVSPYHLFRNPAEVTAFRGSLLSWYDREKRDLPWRRRVGRQGTRTVRWEAGAQPPPCLLHLGFHWQAEGEVDLDRRAYAVWVSEVMLQQTQVATVIDYYTRWMQKWPTLQDLASASLEEVNQLWAGLGYYSRGRRLQEGARKVVEELAGHVPRTAETLQRLLPGVGRYTAGAIASIAFGQATGVVDGNVIRVLCRVRAIGADPSNTLVSQQLWSLAQQLVDPARPGDFNQAAMELGATVCTPQRPLCSQCPVQSLCRACQRVEQEQLSASQSLPSISDVEECAPNTGQCQLCPPLTEPWDQTLGVTNFPRKANRKPPREEYSATCVLEQPRALGGARLLLVQRPSSGLLAGLWEFPSVTVEPSGQGQHKALLRELQNWVRPLPATHLRHLGEVVHTFSHIKLTYQVYGLALEGQTPVTTTPSGARWLTREEFHTAAVSTAMKKVFRVYEGRQPGTQKGSKRSQVSTPPSRKKPTLGQQVLDSFFHSHIPTDAPSLNRSAQ
- the MUTYH gene encoding adenine DNA glycosylase isoform X3 produces the protein MRKPRAAVGSRRKQASSQEGGKKRARCSSQAKPSVPDGLAGQQASVSPYHLFRNPAEVTAFRGSLLSWYDREKRDLPWRRRAEGEVDLDRRAYAVWVSEVMLQQTQVATVIDYYTRWMQKWPTLQDLASASLEEVNQLWAGLGYYSRGRRLQEGARKVVEELAGHVPRTAETLQRLLPGVGRYTAGAIASIAFGQATGVVDGNVIRVLCRVRAIGADPSNTLVSQQLWSLAQQLVDPARPGDFNQAAMELGATVCTPQRPLCSQCPVQSLCRACQRVSCLGQGLSGVLRKDPCPMTPLLIYASQVEQEQLSASQSLPSISDVEECAPNTGQCQLCPPLTEPWDQTLGVTNFPRKANRKPPREEYSATCVLEQPRALGGARLLLVQRPSSGLLAGLWEFPSVTVEPSGQGQHKALLRELQNWVRPLPATHLRHLGEVVHTFSHIKLTYQVYGLALEGQTPVTTTPSGARWLTREEFHTAAVSTAMKKVFRVYEGRQPGTQKGSKRSQVSTPPSRKKPTLGQQVLDSFFHSHIPTDAPSLNRSAQ
- the MUTYH gene encoding adenine DNA glycosylase isoform X6 — its product is MAEGEVDLDRRAYAVWVSEVMLQQTQVATVIDYYTRWMQKWPTLQDLASASLEEVNQLWAGLGYYSRGRRLQEGARKVVEELAGHVPRTAETLQRLLPGVGRYTAGAIASIAFGQATGVVDGNVIRVLCRVRAIGADPSNTLVSQQLWSLAQQLVDPARPGDFNQAAMELGATVCTPQRPLCSQCPVQSLCRACQRVSCLGQGLSGVLRKDPCPMTPLLIYASQVEQEQLSASQSLPSISDVEECAPNTGQCQLCPPLTEPWDQTLGVTNFPRKANRKPPREEYSATCVLEQPRALGGARLLLVQRPSSGLLAGLWEFPSVTVEPSGQGQHKALLRELQNWVRPLPATHLRHLGEVVHTFSHIKLTYQVYGLALEGQTPVTTTPSGARWLTREEFHTAAVSTAMKKVFRVYEGRQPGTQKGSKRSQVSTPPSRKKPTLGQQVLDSFFHSHIPTDAPSLNRSAQ
- the MUTYH gene encoding adenine DNA glycosylase isoform X1; the protein is MRKPRAAVGSRRKQASSQEGGKKRARCSSQAKPSVPDGLAGQQASVSPYHLFRNPAEVTAFRGSLLSWYDREKRDLPWRRRVGRQGTRTVRWEAGAQPPPCLLHLGFHWQAEGEVDLDRRAYAVWVSEVMLQQTQVATVIDYYTRWMQKWPTLQDLASASLEEVNQLWAGLGYYSRGRRLQEGARKVVEELAGHVPRTAETLQRLLPGVGRYTAGAIASIAFGQATGVVDGNVIRVLCRVRAIGADPSNTLVSQQLWSLAQQLVDPARPGDFNQAAMELGATVCTPQRPLCSQCPVQSLCRACQRVSCLGQGLSGVLRKDPCPMTPLLIYASQVEQEQLSASQSLPSISDVEECAPNTGQCQLCPPLTEPWDQTLGVTNFPRKANRKPPREEYSATCVLEQPRALGGARLLLVQRPSSGLLAGLWEFPSVTVEPSGQGQHKALLRELQNWVRPLPATHLRHLGEVVHTFSHIKLTYQVYGLALEGQTPVTTTPSGARWLTREEFHTAAVSTAMKKVFRVYEGRQPGTQKGSKRSQVSTPPSRKKPTLGQQVLDSFFHSHIPTDAPSLNRSAQ